Proteins co-encoded in one Roseiconus lacunae genomic window:
- a CDS encoding helix-turn-helix transcriptional regulator has protein sequence MTAYDSICPRGNLIRERRLDRGMTQEDVAQAADVTVDFVVSAEAAVVTSKLGHLEAIGRVLGLRIDEMVSDPITVRPTEHVFASWPWSLSGFIQRHLMPIDGAYCVSEADVYRTVGAMRDSWEEHLKRSGEEVEQFLLADRLLDRERTRYIDRYVKIWKQNDETVLHATVDDRRVGVTVTLPVTEKAYNKLRRGEISFMDITGDDILPQSQFLVLDSGVEFPVGASVPAKKLSNAISFAIFYQIAVLAEDPMRDDFRMLTFAASPTNIQRLAAIGFVDHEVIMPIYGYQILEFMANNEDLKPEIRERSESIPFFAGMFRRWVIGDKALRRKRRMILRTLNIFRSLVKGRRDRSRRDVLAG, from the coding sequence ATGACTGCTTACGATTCCATCTGCCCTCGTGGAAACCTTATCCGCGAACGACGCCTGGATCGTGGAATGACGCAAGAAGACGTCGCCCAAGCGGCCGACGTGACGGTTGACTTCGTGGTCAGCGCAGAGGCGGCCGTGGTCACGTCGAAACTGGGGCACCTCGAAGCAATTGGCCGAGTGCTCGGATTGCGAATCGATGAAATGGTTTCCGATCCCATCACCGTCCGGCCAACAGAACACGTTTTTGCTTCTTGGCCTTGGAGCCTGAGCGGTTTTATTCAACGCCACTTGATGCCAATCGACGGCGCCTACTGTGTTAGCGAAGCCGATGTCTATCGCACGGTCGGAGCGATGCGTGATAGCTGGGAGGAACATCTGAAACGTTCCGGCGAGGAGGTCGAACAATTCCTGCTAGCAGACCGACTACTAGACCGCGAACGCACACGCTACATCGATCGCTACGTCAAGATTTGGAAACAGAACGACGAGACCGTCTTACATGCGACTGTCGATGATCGCCGCGTTGGCGTTACGGTGACATTGCCAGTGACCGAAAAAGCGTACAACAAGTTACGGCGTGGCGAAATCTCGTTCATGGACATCACCGGCGACGACATCCTTCCACAAAGTCAGTTCCTGGTCCTCGATTCCGGGGTCGAGTTTCCCGTCGGGGCAAGCGTACCGGCCAAGAAACTCTCCAACGCGATCAGTTTCGCGATTTTCTATCAGATCGCCGTGCTCGCGGAAGATCCGATGCGCGACGACTTTCGGATGCTGACTTTCGCCGCGAGCCCGACCAATATCCAACGCCTAGCCGCGATCGGATTTGTTGACCACGAAGTCATCATGCCTATCTATGGCTACCAGATCCTCGAATTCATGGCGAACAACGAAGACTTGAAACCCGAAATTCGCGAGCGCAGTGAATCAATCCCGTTCTTTGCGGGCATGTTCCGCCGCTGGGTCATTGGTGACAAAGCGTTGCGGCGAAAACGTCGGATGATCCTTCGCACACTCAACATTTTCCGATCACTTGTTAAAGGCCGCCGCGATCGTTCGCGACGAGACGTGCTAGCTGGCTGA
- a CDS encoding sulfatase-like hydrolase/transferase, whose translation MRVFTFIAALVFGTLTVISTAAETLRAEVPNIVWINAEDMSPHLGCYGHPDARTPRIDQMASQGVVYHQAFATAPICSPSRSCLATGLYATSLGTQHLRCEVEIPSSIQPLAIRLRQAGYYCTNTGKSDYNFSPDGIWDRWTDELAPWEHRKSGQPFFGFITIGETHEGRINLKDRYDQAVAELKPEERHDPGMVTLPPFYPDTPEIRRIFAGMYDLATVFDHKVGAVLDSLEQSGDLENTFVFVFGDHGNGLPRYKRWLNDSGLRVPLIIHVPEKYRRLCPELAEGSDVEGSEHADTDRLVSFVDFPATALALAGCKIPPPLQGVPFLGTDVPPPRRYVFGARSRADDMFEISRSVFDGRYLYVRHFLPHLPYIQDSVIFDDRKASMRELRRLHHAGELAPPAAKMWADQKPVEELYDLQTDPHELINLADQAGLQSIKSKLRRQLKSWMLQHRDSGLLTEAEYQRRAQQQGTTPFDIMQSMQTERLTRILDAAWQVGKGRLDSRATANGISDSEAAVRYWSCVACTADAKCFGGAYDETIMHGLIVALGDDSPSVRIAAAEALLVCAPDNQMALTALGDALQHERPWVALEAASTLARLGKRVSSLRGVMQQVIDANRSAPGSPRPYKNFNYASFTGWALEIALERSDVGGDPQQQQP comes from the coding sequence TTGCGAGTCTTTACGTTTATTGCGGCGTTGGTATTCGGAACCCTGACCGTCATCTCCACCGCAGCCGAAACGCTGCGAGCTGAGGTTCCGAATATCGTTTGGATCAATGCCGAAGACATGAGTCCGCACCTGGGATGCTACGGGCACCCCGATGCGCGAACGCCTCGGATCGATCAGATGGCTTCCCAAGGCGTTGTTTATCACCAAGCGTTCGCAACCGCACCGATCTGCTCTCCTTCGCGGTCCTGCTTGGCGACCGGTTTGTACGCGACCAGTCTCGGGACTCAACACCTGCGATGTGAAGTCGAGATCCCAAGTTCGATTCAACCGCTTGCCATCCGTTTGCGTCAAGCCGGCTACTATTGCACAAACACCGGTAAATCCGACTACAACTTTTCGCCCGATGGAATTTGGGATCGGTGGACAGATGAGCTTGCCCCCTGGGAGCACCGCAAATCGGGGCAACCGTTTTTTGGATTTATCACGATCGGCGAGACCCACGAAGGCCGTATCAACTTAAAGGACCGATACGACCAGGCCGTCGCAGAACTGAAGCCCGAAGAACGTCATGATCCGGGCATGGTCACGCTGCCACCATTCTATCCCGATACGCCTGAGATCCGACGTATCTTTGCCGGCATGTATGATCTTGCCACCGTATTCGATCACAAAGTCGGCGCAGTCTTGGATTCGCTGGAACAGAGTGGCGATTTGGAAAACACCTTCGTGTTTGTCTTTGGCGATCACGGCAATGGATTACCTCGGTACAAACGTTGGCTAAACGATTCCGGCTTGAGGGTTCCGCTGATCATCCATGTCCCCGAAAAGTATCGCCGCCTCTGTCCTGAACTCGCCGAAGGCAGCGATGTCGAAGGCAGCGAACACGCGGACACCGATCGTCTCGTTAGTTTCGTCGACTTCCCGGCTACCGCGTTGGCACTCGCTGGCTGCAAAATCCCACCACCGCTTCAAGGCGTTCCGTTCCTCGGCACCGACGTGCCTCCACCACGACGATATGTCTTTGGTGCGCGAAGCCGCGCCGACGATATGTTCGAAATTTCACGTAGCGTGTTCGACGGACGCTACCTCTACGTACGACACTTCTTACCTCATCTGCCGTACATCCAGGATTCGGTAATTTTCGACGACCGCAAAGCATCAATGCGTGAGTTGCGGCGATTGCATCATGCCGGCGAACTAGCCCCACCGGCGGCAAAGATGTGGGCCGATCAAAAACCGGTCGAAGAACTTTACGACCTTCAGACCGATCCACATGAGCTGATCAACTTAGCCGATCAAGCGGGTTTGCAATCGATTAAATCAAAGCTGCGTCGGCAGCTGAAATCGTGGATGCTGCAGCATCGAGACAGCGGACTATTGACCGAAGCGGAGTATCAACGACGCGCACAACAGCAAGGCACGACGCCTTTCGACATCATGCAATCGATGCAGACCGAGAGGCTGACGCGAATTCTTGACGCCGCTTGGCAGGTCGGCAAGGGGCGTTTGGACTCGCGAGCGACTGCCAATGGAATAAGTGACTCGGAAGCCGCCGTCCGATACTGGTCATGTGTCGCATGCACTGCCGATGCGAAATGTTTTGGAGGAGCGTACGACGAGACAATCATGCATGGTTTGATCGTTGCGCTCGGAGATGATTCGCCGTCAGTTAGAATCGCGGCGGCCGAAGCTTTGCTGGTATGTGCCCCCGACAATCAGATGGCGTTGACGGCGTTGGGAGACGCCTTGCAACACGAACGCCCATGGGTTGCGTTGGAGGCCGCGAGTACGCTGGCACGTTTGGGCAAGCGAGTTTCGTCCCTGCGCGGCGTGATGCAACAGGTGATCGATGCGAACCGTTCCGCCCCCGGATCACCGCGCCCCTACAAAAATTTCAACTACGCCTCCTTCACCGGCTGGGCGCTTGAAATTGCGTTGGAACGATCCGACGTTGGCGGAGATCCGCAACAACAGCAGCCCTAG
- the ppnP gene encoding pyrimidine/purine nucleoside phosphorylase translates to MQVNEYFEGKVKSIAFSNGEGKATAGVMAVGEYEFGTSENELMKVVSGELEVKLPGADAFESFKTGHNFRVAANEKFQVVVKQETAYLCFYG, encoded by the coding sequence ATGCAGGTAAACGAATACTTCGAAGGCAAAGTCAAATCGATCGCGTTTAGCAACGGCGAGGGAAAAGCGACCGCCGGCGTGATGGCTGTCGGAGAATACGAATTCGGCACGAGCGAAAACGAGTTGATGAAGGTCGTTTCTGGCGAACTGGAAGTTAAACTTCCCGGTGCGGACGCATTTGAAAGTTTTAAAACCGGCCACAATTTTCGCGTAGCCGCCAACGAAAAATTCCAAGTCGTTGTCAAACAAGAAACCGCGTATTTGTGTTTCTATGGGTAG
- a CDS encoding 3-keto-disaccharide hydrolase, protein MSRFRPVLCLVATLMVGLGATSHADESKWISLFDGKTLDGWQKVGSDESHWEVKDGALHGTGKPSMLVTTKGPYKNFRYRAEIKINDGGNSGMYFRTTAKPGFMDGYEAQIDSTHTDPIRTGSIYGMCHVYKQHVKPGDWFSYEVEVRDDVWRGREMTRIKVTIDGNELYEYLDFAKTYKEGHFAFQQHDPGSVVDIRKVEVMPLED, encoded by the coding sequence ATGTCTCGATTTCGCCCAGTTTTATGTCTTGTTGCCACCCTTATGGTTGGTTTGGGGGCCACTTCCCACGCCGACGAAAGCAAGTGGATTTCACTTTTCGATGGCAAAACTCTCGATGGTTGGCAAAAGGTCGGAAGCGACGAAAGCCATTGGGAAGTAAAAGACGGCGCCCTGCACGGCACCGGAAAACCATCGATGTTGGTCACCACCAAAGGGCCATACAAAAACTTTCGTTATCGTGCCGAGATCAAGATCAACGATGGCGGTAACTCCGGGATGTATTTCCGCACGACTGCCAAGCCCGGTTTCATGGACGGCTATGAAGCTCAGATTGACAGTACGCATACTGATCCGATTCGAACTGGTTCGATCTACGGGATGTGTCATGTCTACAAGCAACACGTTAAACCTGGCGATTGGTTCAGTTACGAAGTTGAAGTCCGCGACGATGTTTGGCGCGGACGCGAGATGACTCGAATCAAAGTCACGATCGATGGCAACGAACTTTACGAGTACCTGGATTTTGCCAAAACGTACAAAGAAGGTCACTTCGCGTTTCAACAACACGATCCCGGCAGTGTCGTCGACATCCGAAAAGTCGAAGTGATGCCGCTGGAAGATTGA
- a CDS encoding sulfotransferase family protein, with amino-acid sequence MRIWNAIIGVTIRLVCLPVFLTHRVALRLDTWLYPSLREVPIKKPLFIVGLPRSGTTLLHRLIAKENQHFTTMPLWELVLAPAVCQKRLVGRLTRVDRAIGHPLGKLLHLVERQCVRRFGSVHTSSLRAPEEDYLGLLPFGGCFLKVLIDPMNQSVWDLAFFDQRLESEQQQRLLSRYRGLVQRHLFYRGHHYRYLSKNPSFTSWLIPLSETFPDACFIGLRRQPEQCVPSQLSSLRDGMKLLGNDVTSPTIISRFVDLLAHYWFVLECAPQVLPPSRLMCIEYDELVSDSFAVIEKAVTRFGLPLSEDGRREVRQACGQQRHYRSRHVYSLEEFGLDRIPLRAAFGLKSHSEANDSGTSQSEAPQRRPLVTPSHMVHKATEAS; translated from the coding sequence ATGCGAATATGGAACGCAATTATCGGTGTCACCATTCGGCTGGTATGTCTGCCCGTCTTTCTGACTCATCGGGTGGCTCTTCGCCTGGACACGTGGCTTTACCCGAGTCTCCGAGAGGTCCCGATCAAGAAACCACTGTTCATTGTTGGATTGCCACGCAGCGGAACGACATTGTTGCATCGTTTGATTGCTAAGGAGAATCAACACTTCACGACGATGCCATTGTGGGAACTCGTTCTCGCACCCGCTGTATGTCAAAAACGATTGGTCGGTAGATTGACCAGGGTGGACCGTGCCATTGGACATCCACTTGGCAAGCTCTTGCACCTTGTCGAACGACAATGCGTCAGGCGTTTTGGTAGCGTGCACACCAGTTCGTTGCGGGCTCCCGAAGAGGATTACCTCGGCTTGTTACCATTCGGTGGTTGCTTCTTAAAAGTTCTGATCGACCCGATGAACCAGTCGGTTTGGGACCTCGCGTTTTTTGACCAACGTCTCGAATCCGAACAGCAACAACGGTTGCTATCTCGCTATCGCGGACTTGTCCAGCGACACCTTTTCTATCGCGGTCATCACTACAGATACCTTTCGAAGAATCCGAGCTTTACCAGTTGGCTCATTCCGCTATCGGAAACGTTTCCGGACGCTTGTTTTATCGGTCTGCGTCGACAGCCAGAGCAGTGCGTTCCGTCGCAGCTGAGTTCACTGCGGGATGGGATGAAGTTACTCGGAAATGATGTGACTTCGCCGACGATCATCAGTCGATTCGTTGATCTTCTTGCTCACTACTGGTTTGTACTTGAGTGTGCTCCGCAAGTCCTGCCGCCAAGTCGCCTCATGTGTATTGAATACGACGAATTGGTTTCCGACAGTTTCGCGGTTATTGAAAAAGCGGTAACGCGTTTTGGACTGCCACTTTCAGAGGACGGTCGCCGGGAAGTCCGTCAGGCCTGTGGACAACAACGTCACTATCGAAGCCGACATGTTTATTCGCTCGAAGAGTTTGGGCTCGACCGCATACCTTTGCGTGCCGCGTTCGGATTGAAAAGCCATTCAGAAGCAAATGATTCGGGGACCTCTCAAAGCGAAGCTCCCCAACGAAGACCTTTGGTTACTCCCTCCCATATGGTCCATAAAGCCACCGAGGCGTCATGA
- a CDS encoding YdeI/OmpD-associated family protein, with translation MAKYDPQVTDYIRQDTRWPRELRTLRSLLIGGGLKEAYKWRAPCYTYGDANVAMLASLKQTCTLSFFKGVLLTDPEQMLVAPGKNSQSARVLRFRSVSEIEALESSVQRFIREAIEIEKSGVSVEFRQKDELEIPDELLQMYDQNPRLKAAFDALTPGRRRGYVLHFNGAKQSKTRLSRIEKSIPRIFEGKGIHDCICGLSKRMPRCDGSHSSDH, from the coding sequence ATGGCTAAATATGACCCTCAAGTGACCGACTACATCCGCCAAGACACGCGTTGGCCGCGGGAACTGCGAACACTCCGATCGCTCCTTATCGGCGGTGGCTTAAAAGAAGCGTATAAATGGCGTGCACCGTGCTACACGTACGGTGACGCCAACGTCGCAATGCTCGCCAGCCTGAAGCAGACGTGCACGTTAAGCTTTTTCAAAGGAGTCTTGCTGACCGACCCTGAGCAAATGCTGGTCGCCCCAGGAAAAAACTCGCAATCGGCGCGAGTCCTGCGTTTTCGAAGCGTCAGCGAAATTGAGGCCTTAGAATCCTCGGTGCAAAGGTTTATTCGCGAAGCGATAGAGATCGAAAAGTCGGGCGTGAGCGTCGAGTTTCGACAGAAAGATGAACTCGAAATCCCCGATGAGTTGCTTCAAATGTACGATCAAAACCCGCGTTTAAAAGCGGCCTTCGACGCGCTAACTCCGGGCCGACGCCGGGGCTATGTGTTGCACTTCAATGGAGCCAAACAATCGAAGACGCGATTGTCTCGAATCGAAAAATCCATCCCTCGCATCTTTGAAGGCAAGGGAATCCATGATTGCATTTGTGGGTTGTCCAAGCGGATGCCTCGCTGTGACGGATCGCACTCTTCGGATCACTGA
- a CDS encoding polysaccharide deacetylase family protein codes for MNQGKCKPRVLISIHDVMPETMTEVGELIELCQRSGHSAVALLIVPGQPWTDSDLNQIRRWEQAGCELAGHGWHHRCQSVRGLKHRIHSLLLSRQVAEHLCLSASEIETLMGRCSAWFAERQLPLPNLYVPPAWALGTITALQLARLPFRLVETLSGVVRVEGTVKRLRMPLLGFEADSSVRRRLLRVFNEMNYRYARSRWNTSAVGIPAPVRISIHPFDHRLRLRDDLCRVLDIPWKSIRYSDLLGSTKDRIRSTIG; via the coding sequence ATGAATCAAGGCAAATGCAAGCCCCGCGTTCTGATCTCAATTCACGACGTGATGCCAGAAACGATGACCGAAGTTGGCGAATTGATCGAGCTATGCCAACGTTCCGGACACTCGGCGGTCGCGCTGCTGATTGTTCCGGGGCAACCGTGGACCGATTCTGATTTGAATCAGATCCGAAGATGGGAACAGGCCGGTTGCGAACTTGCCGGGCATGGATGGCACCATCGATGTCAATCGGTTCGGGGACTTAAGCACCGAATCCACTCGCTGCTTCTTTCCCGTCAGGTTGCCGAACACCTTTGCCTGAGTGCATCGGAAATCGAGACACTGATGGGGCGGTGCTCGGCATGGTTTGCGGAACGACAACTGCCCCTTCCAAACCTTTATGTACCGCCGGCATGGGCGCTGGGAACGATCACAGCACTCCAACTTGCTCGTCTACCGTTTCGGCTCGTAGAAACGCTTAGCGGAGTGGTCCGAGTTGAAGGCACCGTCAAACGCCTACGGATGCCTCTGTTGGGATTCGAGGCTGATTCTTCCGTGCGACGTCGGCTGCTACGGGTATTTAATGAGATGAACTATCGCTACGCGCGTTCGCGTTGGAATACTTCGGCGGTTGGAATACCTGCTCCAGTCCGGATCTCGATTCATCCGTTTGACCATCGGCTGCGACTTAGAGATGACCTGTGCCGAGTGCTGGACATTCCTTGGAAATCGATTCGGTATTCAGATCTACTGGGTTCGACGAAAGATCGGATACGATCGACAATCGGCTAG
- a CDS encoding glycosyltransferase, which translates to MNLRLEPPRRPLPSLDHRSFQPKADLRVSIISDAIVGRNGVGTYYLDLIEHLRDLVDSVELIGPACERDPSLERFSIPMPGDPTQRLGWPNRISLRRRLNRQQPNLIVLPSLGAYSYFGWRYAKEHHIPLLVVNHTNFDRLLALYWPPAVSRPLGWCLQKLNRWLIRQASMVAALNSDSYQAAKQLGADSVRIMGTPVAKDFLTQPKTSSSPIVRRVLFVGRLAKEKGIDQILQAAESMPGLTFSIVGDGPGRQSVEAAAVKRTNVDYLGWLARDEVLRQMDDTDVLLLPSAIEAFGTVALEALARRRYVLVRKSCGIAKWPAFANGLFYIDEDQSVADGIDRFCGLTVKEREATGEIGWHAVDDFNRHTIRVWLRFLSDAASNQRCEATFEDVV; encoded by the coding sequence ATGAATCTCAGGCTTGAACCCCCGCGGCGACCACTGCCGTCGTTAGATCACCGTTCTTTTCAACCGAAGGCGGACCTGCGAGTTTCAATTATTTCCGATGCAATCGTCGGTCGTAATGGAGTCGGAACGTATTATCTCGATTTAATTGAGCATCTTCGCGACCTTGTAGATTCGGTTGAATTAATTGGACCGGCATGTGAACGAGATCCATCGCTAGAGCGGTTTTCAATTCCAATGCCGGGCGATCCGACACAGCGACTTGGTTGGCCGAATCGGATCTCGCTACGACGGCGTTTGAATCGGCAGCAGCCAAATCTGATCGTGCTTCCGTCTTTGGGGGCATATTCGTATTTCGGATGGCGTTATGCCAAAGAACATCACATCCCATTACTCGTTGTGAACCACACCAATTTCGATCGTTTGTTGGCCTTGTACTGGCCGCCGGCGGTCTCACGACCGCTCGGCTGGTGTCTTCAAAAACTCAATCGTTGGCTGATTCGCCAAGCTTCCATGGTCGCGGCGCTGAACAGCGATTCGTATCAAGCTGCAAAACAGCTCGGCGCCGATTCGGTTCGCATCATGGGGACGCCGGTAGCGAAAGACTTTCTGACGCAACCGAAAACTTCGTCGAGTCCGATCGTTCGACGTGTGTTGTTCGTCGGGCGTTTGGCGAAGGAGAAGGGCATCGATCAAATACTTCAGGCAGCCGAGTCGATGCCCGGTTTAACGTTTTCCATCGTGGGAGATGGGCCCGGTCGTCAGTCTGTTGAAGCCGCCGCCGTGAAGCGAACGAATGTCGACTACTTGGGGTGGCTCGCGCGAGATGAAGTGTTACGGCAGATGGATGATACCGATGTTTTGTTGCTTCCGTCTGCGATCGAAGCGTTTGGAACCGTCGCACTCGAAGCGCTTGCCCGCAGACGCTACGTTTTGGTGCGCAAGTCGTGCGGCATCGCGAAGTGGCCGGCGTTCGCGAACGGGCTGTTTTATATCGATGAGGATCAGTCCGTCGCCGATGGGATTGATCGCTTTTGCGGACTCACGGTTAAGGAACGTGAAGCGACCGGGGAGATTGGTTGGCACGCGGTCGACGATTTCAATCGTCACACCATTCGAGTGTGGCTGCGATTCCTCTCTGACGCCGCTTCGAATCAGCGGTGCGAAGCGACCTTTGAAGACGTTGTATGA
- a CDS encoding multiheme c-type cytochrome: protein MSQKLKWTLVAVVSIWAVALFVLLAKPKPTVVRNTPVTERIPTQISSRPSPAKTIEATPTISRSDGYLGSDSCQECHQDYHQSWHESYHRTMTQSVNPESVPASIVDGGLIEVNGESFRFLREGDDYFVELDDPIAGGRHLKRRLVLVTGSHHMQVFWYESGYDKTPAQLQIMYYIDGDRWIPRRSAFLRPPSMEKEHELGRWNSICSNCHSTQPRTRPPQRGEVAWDTRVAEFGITCEACHGPGEAHVEGHRLRAADPQLADFDDPIVNPAGLPTDLKSDMCGQCHGMMMISIADVEQREKYFEQGRQFRPGDQIEDAPFLQLVRASKEHRDTKAFREFDSHHGVMAGHFWPDGQLRVTGRDYSGMIESKCFQDGDLSCMSCHTMHQQEKTLQHEWKDDQLKPNMRTDRACLQCHPKYEALGSSHTHHPVGSEGSRCMNCHMPHTIYGILKSSRSHTISSPSVTTTLETGRPNACNLCHLDHTLEQTAKHLAAWYDQPIPELTGHQKTTAASILQFLTGDAAQRALQVNAFQWKPAQEASGTDWLTLFLLLGMDDEYDAIRLIAERGYHTLPNATQFDYDFLQPMQRRGAVMGPQYMNVLRKKQKPNSALLIDQDGFFDRRRMEALMSRRDHTPIYLQE, encoded by the coding sequence ATGAGTCAGAAACTGAAATGGACCCTGGTTGCTGTCGTCTCAATTTGGGCGGTCGCATTGTTCGTGCTGCTTGCTAAACCCAAGCCGACAGTTGTTCGAAATACGCCCGTCACGGAACGAATACCGACACAGATTTCATCGCGTCCTTCACCGGCGAAGACCATTGAAGCGACGCCGACTATATCGCGTAGCGACGGTTATCTTGGTTCTGATTCATGTCAAGAATGCCACCAAGACTACCACCAGTCCTGGCATGAATCGTATCATCGGACGATGACCCAAAGCGTCAATCCGGAGAGTGTTCCTGCGTCGATTGTCGATGGCGGTTTGATCGAAGTGAACGGAGAATCGTTTCGGTTTCTTCGTGAAGGCGATGATTACTTTGTCGAACTCGATGACCCGATCGCCGGCGGTCGGCATCTCAAGCGACGGCTTGTTCTCGTCACCGGTTCTCATCACATGCAAGTGTTTTGGTATGAATCCGGCTACGACAAAACACCGGCGCAGCTACAAATCATGTACTACATCGACGGTGATCGATGGATCCCGCGACGTAGCGCGTTCCTCCGCCCGCCGAGTATGGAAAAAGAACACGAATTGGGGCGATGGAACAGTATCTGTAGCAACTGTCATTCGACGCAGCCAAGGACACGTCCGCCGCAACGGGGGGAAGTCGCCTGGGACACGCGAGTCGCCGAATTCGGGATCACTTGCGAAGCTTGTCATGGTCCTGGCGAAGCACACGTCGAAGGTCATCGGCTACGCGCTGCCGACCCCCAACTGGCTGATTTCGACGATCCAATCGTCAATCCGGCAGGACTGCCAACCGATTTGAAATCTGACATGTGTGGTCAGTGTCACGGAATGATGATGATCAGCATTGCTGACGTCGAGCAACGCGAAAAATACTTCGAGCAAGGACGCCAATTCCGTCCCGGTGATCAAATCGAAGACGCGCCATTTCTACAGCTTGTCCGTGCCAGCAAGGAACATCGCGACACCAAGGCGTTCCGCGAGTTTGATTCGCATCATGGCGTCATGGCCGGTCACTTTTGGCCCGACGGACAACTCCGTGTCACCGGACGCGACTATTCGGGAATGATTGAATCGAAGTGTTTTCAAGACGGTGACTTGAGTTGTATGTCTTGCCACACAATGCACCAGCAGGAAAAGACGCTACAGCACGAGTGGAAGGACGACCAACTCAAACCCAACATGCGGACCGACCGAGCATGCTTGCAGTGTCATCCAAAATACGAAGCACTCGGTTCGTCCCACACACACCATCCCGTCGGTTCGGAAGGCAGTCGTTGCATGAACTGTCATATGCCACACACGATCTATGGGATCTTAAAAAGTAGTCGATCGCACACCATCTCCAGTCCGTCGGTCACGACAACCCTAGAGACCGGACGTCCCAACGCTTGTAATCTCTGCCATTTAGATCACACGCTTGAGCAAACGGCAAAACACTTGGCAGCTTGGTATGACCAACCGATCCCAGAACTGACCGGTCATCAGAAAACGACAGCCGCTTCGATCCTCCAGTTCCTTACCGGTGACGCCGCCCAACGTGCTCTTCAGGTCAACGCGTTTCAGTGGAAACCGGCGCAAGAAGCTTCCGGCACTGACTGGCTGACACTTTTCTTGTTGCTCGGGATGGATGACGAATACGATGCGATTCGCTTGATCGCCGAACGTGGCTATCACACGTTGCCAAACGCGACACAGTTTGACTATGACTTTTTGCAGCCGATGCAGCGTCGGGGCGCAGTGATGGGGCCGCAATACATGAACGTACTACGGAAAAAACAGAAACCCAATTCGGCATTGCTGATCGACCAAGATGGGTTTTTCGATCGGAGACGTATGGAGGCGTTGATGAGTCGTCGTGACCACACGCCGATCTATTTGCAGGAGTAG